From Laspinema palackyanum D2c, one genomic window encodes:
- a CDS encoding CTP synthase, with amino-acid sequence MTKFVFVTGGVVSSIGKGIVAASLGRLLKSRDYSVSILKLDPYINVDPGTMSPFQHGEVFVTEDGAETDLDLGHYERFTDTSMSCLNSVTQGSIYQAVLNKERRGDYQGGTVQVIPHITNEIKERIKRVAKNTNPDVVITEIGGTVGDIESQPFLEAIRQFRKEVGRNNVLYIHVTLVPWISAAGEMKTKPTQHSVKELRSIGIQPDILVCRCDRPLPVGLKEKMSEFCDVPVQCVITSPDASSIYEVPLILEREGLAEQALDLLKLDPRQPDLKQWQILVERLYGKGKPIDIAIVGKYVRLSDAYLSVIEAIKHAAIAFGADVNLRWVNSEDIEAYGPEKFLKDVQGVLVPGGFGIRGVDGKISAIQYAREQQIPFLGLCLGMQCAAIEWARHVAKLADANSAEFDPDTNNPIINLLPEQQDVVDLGGTMRLGLYPCRLIPDTLAASAYQQEVIYERHRHRYEFNNAYRNLFIETGYVVSGTSPDGRLVEIIELPSHPFFIATQFHPEFQSRPSNPHPLFKGFIQAALASLSDDDAESSVSSEISAAITPGRS; translated from the coding sequence ATGACTAAGTTTGTGTTTGTAACGGGTGGTGTGGTTTCCAGTATCGGAAAAGGGATCGTTGCTGCGAGTCTGGGACGGTTGCTCAAGTCCCGGGATTATTCCGTCTCCATTTTGAAATTGGATCCTTATATTAATGTTGACCCTGGTACGATGAGTCCCTTTCAACATGGAGAGGTCTTTGTTACTGAGGATGGCGCTGAAACCGATTTAGACTTAGGACATTATGAACGCTTCACCGATACGTCCATGTCTTGTCTCAATAGCGTGACCCAAGGTTCCATTTATCAGGCAGTCTTGAACAAAGAACGCCGTGGGGATTATCAGGGGGGAACGGTGCAGGTGATTCCCCATATTACGAATGAAATCAAAGAACGCATCAAACGGGTGGCGAAAAATACGAATCCGGATGTGGTGATTACGGAAATTGGCGGAACGGTGGGGGATATCGAATCCCAACCGTTTTTGGAAGCGATTCGGCAGTTTCGCAAGGAAGTCGGGCGCAATAATGTCCTGTACATTCATGTCACCCTGGTGCCTTGGATTAGTGCCGCAGGAGAGATGAAGACGAAACCGACTCAGCACTCGGTGAAGGAACTTAGATCGATTGGGATCCAACCGGATATTTTAGTCTGTCGATGCGATCGCCCTCTGCCTGTGGGACTCAAGGAAAAAATGTCAGAGTTCTGTGACGTTCCGGTGCAATGCGTGATTACCTCGCCAGATGCCAGCAGCATTTATGAAGTTCCCCTGATTTTAGAACGAGAAGGATTGGCGGAGCAAGCCTTAGATCTGCTCAAACTCGACCCCCGTCAACCAGACCTCAAACAATGGCAAATTCTGGTAGAACGGTTGTATGGAAAGGGTAAACCGATTGATATTGCCATTGTTGGAAAATATGTCCGGTTGAGTGATGCTTATCTCTCGGTCATTGAAGCGATTAAACACGCGGCGATCGCCTTTGGGGCTGATGTTAACCTGCGTTGGGTCAACTCCGAAGATATCGAAGCTTATGGACCCGAAAAATTTCTCAAAGATGTCCAAGGGGTCTTGGTTCCGGGTGGGTTTGGAATTCGCGGGGTGGATGGGAAAATTTCGGCGATTCAGTATGCCCGAGAACAGCAGATTCCCTTCCTGGGGTTATGTTTAGGAATGCAGTGCGCGGCGATCGAATGGGCACGTCACGTTGCTAAATTAGCCGATGCCAACAGCGCCGAGTTCGACCCTGATACCAACAACCCCATTATCAACCTCCTGCCTGAACAGCAAGATGTGGTGGATTTGGGCGGAACCATGCGGTTGGGATTATATCCCTGTCGATTAATTCCCGATACTCTTGCTGCCTCGGCTTATCAACAAGAGGTGATTTATGAACGCCATCGCCATCGCTATGAGTTCAATAATGCTTATCGCAACCTATTTATTGAAACTGGATATGTGGTGAGTGGCACTTCCCCCGATGGACGACTGGTGGAAATTATTGAACTGCCGTCTCATCCGTTTTTCATTGCCACCCAATTCCATCCCGAGTTTCAATCTCGACCCAGTAACCCCCATCCCTTATTTAAAGGCTTCATCCAAGCGGCATTGGCTTCCCTGTCGGATGATGATGCCGAATCCTCGGTTTCATCGGAGATTTCGGCTGCCATCACTCCTGGGCGATCGTAA
- a CDS encoding methyltransferase domain-containing protein, with amino-acid sequence MSISQRFNYCIDSPQTDRIVTPSVVVSGWIICEGGQAIADLNLRTTSGNYSRQLNSVSRPDVEAIYPHQSAVGFHQLLSILELPTQESYFISFSLAGETCQFPINLSISEEAIATLRKAKAQKLNKIKQVLQCPICGSAVLTAVERRLHCDNCQNEFSFNDSCYNFLNSELIEKGKIKSTENVSAFGYDPVATEYISQFADGLILDNGCGLKNKYYENVVNFEIVEYPTTDVVGIGENLPFKSESFDAVFSFLVLEHVRHPFDCAREILRVVKPGGTIYAIAPFLQPFHGYPDHYYNMTSNGLKNLFADRVEIVKCDVYPKALPIACLTWFLNAYLRGLPQPVAEKFKNMKVGELLGHHREYNDCDFVTELSPKVNDELACANYLIGRKI; translated from the coding sequence ATGTCCATTTCTCAGCGGTTTAACTATTGTATTGATTCTCCACAAACCGATCGCATCGTTACCCCTTCCGTGGTAGTGAGCGGTTGGATTATCTGCGAGGGGGGTCAGGCGATCGCCGATCTGAACCTCCGGACAACCTCCGGGAACTATTCTCGCCAACTCAACTCAGTCAGCCGTCCCGATGTCGAAGCCATTTACCCCCATCAATCGGCGGTGGGATTTCACCAGCTTTTATCGATTCTTGAATTACCGACTCAAGAATCTTATTTTATTTCATTTTCTCTGGCTGGAGAAACTTGTCAATTTCCCATAAATTTATCGATTTCTGAAGAAGCAATCGCTACATTGAGAAAGGCAAAAGCTCAAAAATTAAACAAAATTAAGCAAGTTTTGCAATGTCCGATCTGTGGCAGTGCCGTTCTGACTGCTGTAGAACGCCGCTTGCACTGTGACAACTGCCAGAATGAATTTAGTTTCAATGACAGTTGTTACAATTTTTTAAATTCAGAATTAATTGAAAAAGGGAAAATTAAAAGCACGGAAAATGTCTCTGCGTTTGGATACGATCCAGTAGCTACTGAATATATTTCGCAATTTGCTGATGGATTGATTCTCGATAATGGTTGTGGCTTAAAAAACAAATACTATGAAAATGTCGTTAATTTTGAGATTGTCGAATATCCGACAACAGATGTAGTAGGTATTGGAGAAAATTTACCTTTTAAATCGGAAAGTTTTGACGCAGTATTTTCGTTTTTAGTGTTAGAACACGTCAGACATCCATTTGACTGCGCGAGAGAAATCCTGAGAGTGGTGAAACCGGGAGGAACTATCTACGCGATCGCCCCATTTCTGCAACCGTTTCATGGCTATCCCGATCATTACTATAATATGACCAGTAACGGACTGAAAAACTTGTTTGCCGACCGGGTAGAAATTGTGAAATGTGACGTATATCCGAAAGCCCTCCCAATTGCCTGCTTAACCTGGTTTCTCAATGCTTATTTGCGGGGTTTGCCCCAACCCGTTGCCGAAAAATTTAAAAACATGAAAGTAGGCGAACTTTTGGGACATCATCGCGAGTATAACGATTGCGATTTCGTCACCGAACTTAGCCCCAAAGTTAATGATGAACTCGCTTGTGCGAATTACCTGATAGGCCGGAAAATATAA